In Vibrio bathopelagicus, the following are encoded in one genomic region:
- a CDS encoding helicase-related protein: protein MSSLPIDSYQNTFHEQLLNSHLVVEAETGSGKSTRLPIWASEHGRVLVVEPRRIACTSLAKYLAQQSGEKLGSKIGYAIKLESEYNEHTNVVFVTPGIALRWLSEDGLANFDVIVVDEFHERRWDIDLLVAILKQNASHRLVITSATIEGERLAQYLDANRISCEGRTYQVEIEHRANESRTLPDSRHLEQRIAEEVNHQLIASHGDMLVFLPGKKEIVQCEQALAKNPDIQVVKLHASVSDKERDLALSGRNAYTNTDNDDSLRKVILATNVAETSLTIPDIGVVIDSGLERRTVQRNGRTTLMLKSISRASAKQRAGRAGRVMDGVCVRLYGEHAALELVTPPELQREELTEPMLAAACCRAPLDSLSFLDPIPEKSLYSATQTLLMMEAIDTEHQITEHGKKLYPLPIDALYADIVTRIKTKALKEAMVDLTAALSVPARLYQLPSNAEHLEALAQQEKEGCDLSLLIQIVRGRDYPPLEIDQQALNEAQGLAKQMREVFELPQLEAASRYQRIELLNTIIQLHPELVFVRRLKRKEAFANGILEVVLGRQNRFPDKAQAMLVLDTHSLPGRGVKQTLTLATVTAPIPLDLAVEAELGEWQQGETVVNNDGVFTEMALVYAGRTIATKQVAAEGQLSLKPIVDLVVSGVQLPGFAEARTREIKHWQLYVKLGLDEETKYTPEIEQLNFELWFIEQLEVLGVTDVGELEMFEHSDIPFDGIPTWAYSEFSEKYPFSLSLADLQLDVEYFPARKLIYVHYQSGSRKLSPKRWELPTWSGWRIQYKKASRIIDIK from the coding sequence ATGTCATCACTCCCCATCGATTCTTATCAAAACACGTTCCATGAACAACTCTTAAATTCTCATCTTGTCGTCGAAGCTGAAACTGGATCGGGCAAATCAACACGTTTACCGATCTGGGCATCTGAGCATGGCCGAGTCTTGGTGGTGGAACCGAGAAGAATCGCCTGTACGTCATTAGCTAAATATCTCGCGCAGCAGTCGGGTGAAAAATTGGGTAGCAAGATTGGCTATGCGATTAAGCTTGAATCGGAATATAACGAGCACACCAACGTTGTGTTTGTGACTCCCGGTATCGCGCTGCGCTGGTTATCAGAAGATGGGCTCGCAAATTTCGATGTCATTGTTGTTGATGAATTTCATGAGAGACGTTGGGACATTGATCTGCTGGTGGCGATCCTTAAACAGAATGCGAGTCATCGTTTGGTGATCACGTCTGCAACCATCGAAGGGGAACGTCTTGCTCAGTATTTGGATGCGAATCGAATAAGCTGTGAAGGGCGAACTTATCAGGTCGAGATAGAACATAGAGCGAATGAGTCCAGAACTCTGCCAGATAGTCGGCATCTAGAACAACGCATTGCTGAAGAAGTGAATCATCAGCTCATTGCTTCACACGGCGATATGTTGGTTTTCCTACCGGGTAAAAAAGAGATTGTGCAATGTGAGCAAGCCTTGGCAAAGAATCCAGATATCCAAGTGGTGAAATTGCATGCATCGGTGAGTGATAAAGAACGAGACTTAGCGTTATCTGGTCGTAATGCCTACACCAATACCGATAACGACGACAGTTTGCGAAAAGTCATCCTTGCCACCAACGTTGCAGAAACCTCGTTAACCATTCCTGACATCGGTGTGGTGATAGATTCAGGATTGGAAAGACGAACTGTTCAACGCAACGGCAGAACGACTCTGATGCTCAAATCCATATCACGAGCCAGTGCCAAACAACGAGCTGGCCGCGCGGGTAGGGTAATGGATGGTGTCTGCGTTCGTCTATATGGCGAACATGCCGCATTAGAGTTGGTCACGCCTCCTGAACTGCAGCGCGAAGAACTGACAGAACCAATGCTTGCAGCTGCCTGCTGTAGAGCACCACTTGATAGCCTATCTTTCCTCGATCCTATCCCAGAGAAATCGCTATACAGCGCGACTCAAACCTTGTTGATGATGGAAGCGATTGATACCGAGCATCAAATCACGGAGCACGGTAAAAAGCTTTACCCGCTGCCGATTGACGCTTTGTACGCCGATATTGTTACTCGAATCAAAACCAAAGCACTCAAAGAGGCCATGGTGGATCTCACGGCGGCGCTGTCCGTTCCTGCTCGCTTGTATCAATTACCGAGCAATGCAGAACATCTTGAAGCGCTCGCTCAACAAGAAAAAGAAGGCTGTGACTTATCCCTGTTAATTCAGATTGTTCGTGGTCGTGATTATCCGCCTCTAGAAATAGACCAACAAGCACTGAATGAAGCTCAAGGGTTGGCCAAGCAAATGCGTGAGGTGTTTGAACTTCCTCAGTTAGAAGCTGCATCACGTTACCAGCGTATTGAGCTACTTAATACTATTATCCAACTGCACCCTGAGCTGGTGTTTGTGCGCAGACTGAAACGAAAAGAAGCATTTGCCAATGGGATTCTAGAAGTGGTACTCGGTCGTCAGAATCGTTTCCCTGACAAGGCGCAAGCGATGTTGGTGCTGGACACGCACAGCCTGCCGGGAAGAGGCGTTAAACAAACACTGACCCTAGCGACAGTGACTGCGCCGATTCCTTTAGATCTCGCCGTTGAAGCGGAGTTAGGTGAATGGCAACAAGGCGAAACCGTGGTCAATAATGATGGTGTATTTACTGAGATGGCTTTGGTGTACGCAGGCCGCACGATTGCGACTAAGCAAGTCGCGGCTGAAGGTCAGTTATCATTGAAGCCGATTGTCGATCTTGTCGTGAGCGGCGTTCAGCTTCCCGGTTTTGCAGAGGCTCGTACTCGAGAGATCAAACATTGGCAACTGTATGTGAAGCTTGGGCTCGATGAAGAGACAAAATATACACCCGAGATCGAGCAACTGAACTTTGAACTATGGTTTATAGAACAACTCGAAGTATTAGGCGTGACGGATGTCGGAGAGCTAGAAATGTTTGAACATTCTGATATCCCGTTTGATGGAATTCCCACATGGGCTTACTCAGAGTTCTCGGAAAAATACCCGTTTTCATTGAGCCTTGCTGATTTACAATTGGATGTTGAATACTTTCCCGCAAGAAAGCTGATTTACGTTCATTATCAATCGGGTAGTCGGAAGTTATCACCAAAACGTTGGGAACTGCCAACATGGTCTGGGTGGCGTATTCAGTACAAAAAAGCGAGCCGGATAATTGATATCAAATAG
- a CDS encoding transporter: MDKQEETRVEFDYTTFLGASCSKKWTFLEALTTIAPVFSTVWRDSIKELASPEDRLWQMALKSMSTRKSDESNIVTLLKLAKLEGINELKVVMPYSLEDEQIEYIESRSHLVIADNSGEEFTIKL, translated from the coding sequence ATGGATAAACAGGAAGAGACGCGTGTAGAGTTCGATTACACAACATTTCTTGGCGCCTCATGCAGTAAAAAATGGACTTTTCTGGAAGCACTCACCACTATTGCACCAGTATTCAGTACCGTCTGGAGGGATAGCATCAAAGAGCTAGCCAGCCCAGAAGATCGCTTATGGCAAATGGCATTGAAATCAATGTCTACACGTAAAAGCGATGAATCTAATATTGTCACTTTGCTTAAGCTAGCAAAGTTAGAAGGGATTAATGAGCTGAAAGTTGTGATGCCATATTCGCTTGAAGATGAGCAAATTGAGTACATAGAATCACGTAGTCATTTGGTGATTGCAGATAATTCTGGTGAAGAGTTCACTATCAAGCTTTGA
- a CDS encoding sensor domain-containing diguanylate cyclase, which produces MLQFVKYSESAELVMSSINFESTYGVIIIQDMNVVSVDANYARIYGYLSPEELLSKIDSFLDLIPEEFHVAVYKNYLETVGGQRDPQVHTFTNVDRNGRESTVFSIDHVTEWQGRPALQVTVIDLSPAIQLQNVVREQDQMYHDMIMQSGQGILVHRDFKPLMANQSWVKLQGGESIEQVLKLESILDLVPQEDTQGIRSHYQAIVSGELSGTSTVVENIGLDGVHRFFNIYDNAITWKGQPAVQVVLEDVTQKVMLEKQLVHHANYDEMTDLLNRRAIYEWLREHLVSDTHLVCMLLDIDDFKLINDTYGHMVGDEVICALADITKRNVEKAGGVTGRWGGEEFIVFIPNASSQVSHQVADLIRQQFNRTEFKIDEQVRFNVSVSIGVSDSRACEGAVSIDALVNLTDQSLYRAKAAGKNRVFGDVVAL; this is translated from the coding sequence ATGCTCCAGTTTGTGAAGTATAGCGAGAGTGCGGAGTTGGTCATGTCTTCAATAAATTTCGAATCCACGTACGGTGTAATAATTATTCAAGATATGAATGTGGTTAGCGTTGACGCTAATTATGCGCGTATCTATGGGTACCTATCCCCCGAAGAACTACTGTCTAAAATAGATAGCTTTCTGGATCTCATTCCAGAAGAGTTTCATGTCGCAGTCTATAAAAACTACCTAGAAACCGTCGGTGGTCAACGAGATCCTCAGGTACACACCTTTACCAATGTTGACCGCAATGGCAGAGAGTCCACGGTGTTTTCTATTGACCATGTGACTGAGTGGCAAGGCAGGCCAGCATTGCAAGTGACGGTCATCGATCTTTCTCCTGCGATTCAGCTGCAAAATGTGGTGCGTGAGCAAGACCAGATGTACCACGATATGATCATGCAATCAGGTCAGGGCATCTTGGTTCACCGAGATTTCAAGCCGTTGATGGCCAATCAATCATGGGTAAAACTGCAAGGTGGTGAGTCGATTGAGCAAGTCTTAAAGCTAGAATCTATCCTCGACTTAGTGCCACAGGAAGATACCCAAGGTATTCGTAGCCACTATCAAGCGATCGTGTCTGGTGAGTTATCGGGAACGAGCACGGTTGTTGAAAATATTGGCTTAGATGGCGTTCATCGGTTCTTCAACATTTACGATAATGCAATCACTTGGAAAGGTCAGCCAGCCGTTCAGGTGGTGCTCGAAGACGTGACTCAAAAGGTGATGTTGGAAAAGCAATTGGTTCACCACGCGAATTACGATGAAATGACCGACTTGCTTAACCGCAGGGCGATTTATGAATGGTTAAGGGAGCATCTAGTCTCTGATACTCATCTCGTGTGTATGCTGCTTGATATCGATGATTTTAAATTGATCAATGATACTTATGGGCACATGGTGGGTGACGAGGTTATTTGCGCATTGGCCGATATTACTAAGCGTAATGTCGAGAAAGCGGGTGGTGTGACGGGTCGATGGGGCGGTGAAGAGTTTATTGTCTTTATCCCTAACGCGTCATCTCAAGTTTCGCATCAAGTCGCTGATCTGATCCGCCAACAGTTTAATCGAACCGAATTTAAGATTGATGAGCAAGTTCGTTTTAATGTGAGCGTGAGTATCGGAGTGAGTGATAGTCGAGCTTGCGAAGGCGCTGTTTCTATCGACGCGCTTGTTAACCTAACTGACCAATCTCTTTACCGAGCGAAAGCGGCTGGCAAGAATCGCGTATTTGGCGATGTGGTAGCGCTTTAA
- a CDS encoding SLC13 family permease has protein sequence MTALVTTLKHWLFTRNSMILIGNFTLFALLINTLPFETQVNTGLSILVFVAILWLTEAIHVSITALLVPLLAVLFGVFNTPAALANFSNPIIFLFMGGFALAAALNKQELDKAIADKVLMLAKGKMSVAVFMLFGVSAGLSMWISNTATTAMMLPLVLGIMNKVDQSEDRNTYVFVLLGIAYCASIGGIATVVGSPPNAIAAAEVGLSFTEWMALGLPITMILLPVAMIILYVMTKPKLDHKFELDHAPVEWTNSKKITLSIFLLTVTLWIFGKPINAMIGGFSKFDSLVAIGAIVLLGASRAVEWKDVEKTTDWGVLILFGGGICLSNILKATGTSVFLAHSLSGFLETAGVLLTILAVVAFVVFLTEFASNTASAALLVPVFATIAEALGMSPVILSALIAVAASCAFMLPVATPPNAIVFASGHIKQKEMMRIGMVLNLVCIVILTLFAWIFW, from the coding sequence ATGACGGCACTTGTTACTACACTGAAACATTGGTTGTTTACCCGCAACAGCATGATACTCATCGGCAATTTCACGTTATTTGCACTTTTGATCAATACCCTCCCTTTCGAAACACAAGTGAACACTGGCCTAAGTATTCTCGTATTTGTGGCTATCTTATGGTTAACCGAAGCTATCCACGTCAGCATCACTGCACTACTGGTTCCGTTACTCGCTGTGTTGTTCGGTGTATTTAACACGCCTGCTGCTTTGGCTAACTTTTCTAACCCAATCATCTTCCTATTTATGGGGGGTTTTGCCCTTGCCGCCGCGCTCAACAAGCAAGAGCTCGATAAAGCGATTGCTGACAAAGTGCTGATGCTCGCGAAAGGAAAAATGTCGGTGGCGGTATTCATGCTATTTGGTGTGAGTGCCGGATTATCGATGTGGATTTCAAACACAGCGACCACTGCTATGATGCTGCCTCTTGTTCTAGGCATCATGAACAAAGTCGACCAAAGTGAAGACCGCAACACCTACGTTTTTGTACTATTAGGTATCGCTTACTGTGCATCGATCGGTGGTATTGCAACCGTGGTAGGTAGCCCTCCGAACGCAATCGCAGCCGCAGAAGTAGGTTTGAGCTTCACTGAATGGATGGCACTTGGCCTACCGATCACGATGATCTTACTGCCAGTCGCGATGATTATTCTGTATGTGATGACTAAGCCAAAGCTTGACCACAAATTCGAGCTAGACCACGCCCCTGTTGAGTGGACGAATAGCAAAAAAATCACGCTATCTATCTTCTTGTTAACGGTAACGCTTTGGATATTCGGCAAGCCAATCAACGCTATGATCGGCGGCTTCTCTAAATTCGATAGCTTGGTTGCGATTGGCGCAATTGTACTGCTTGGCGCTTCTAGAGCGGTTGAGTGGAAGGATGTTGAGAAGACTACGGATTGGGGAGTATTAATCCTATTCGGTGGCGGTATCTGTTTGAGTAACATTCTTAAAGCGACAGGCACCAGCGTATTCCTAGCGCACTCTCTAAGTGGCTTTTTAGAAACAGCAGGCGTACTTCTAACAATTCTTGCAGTCGTCGCGTTCGTTGTATTCCTAACTGAATTCGCAAGTAACACAGCCAGTGCCGCGCTTCTGGTGCCGGTATTCGCAACCATTGCTGAAGCGCTAGGTATGTCGCCAGTTATCTTGTCAGCTCTAATCGCTGTTGCCGCTTCTTGTGCCTTCATGCTGCCAGTTGCGACACCGCCTAATGCGATTGTATTTGCTTCTGGTCACATCAAGCAGAAAGAGATGATGCGAATCGGTATGGTGCTGAACCTAGTTTGTATCGTAATACTGACACTGTTCGCTTGGATTTTCTGGTAA
- a CDS encoding GlpM family protein — MISLFFKCLLGAAAVLLIALLSKSKSFYIAGLVPLFPTFALIAHYIVGTEQTMVELRTTALFGLFSLVPYAAYLGAVYVFSYRYNLVSTLSLATVVWVMCASMLLLGWTRLVPNAI, encoded by the coding sequence ATGATCTCACTGTTTTTTAAATGTTTGCTTGGTGCGGCTGCCGTTTTACTGATTGCGCTGTTGTCGAAGAGTAAGAGCTTTTACATCGCTGGTCTTGTGCCGTTGTTTCCCACTTTTGCTTTGATTGCTCACTACATTGTAGGCACTGAACAAACTATGGTGGAGTTACGCACTACGGCGCTATTTGGGCTGTTTTCGCTTGTACCATACGCAGCTTATCTTGGCGCGGTTTATGTGTTCAGTTATCGCTACAACTTGGTATCAACACTCTCATTAGCCACTGTCGTTTGGGTTATGTGTGCTTCTATGCTGTTGTTAGGTTGGACGCGCTTAGTACCCAATGCAATCTAA
- a CDS encoding NAD-dependent malic enzyme, whose translation MNNDKRPLYIQYAGPALLSTPLLNKGSAFSAEERSSFNLEGLLPETTETIQEQVGRAYKQYCNFESDMDKHIYLRNIQDTNETLFYRLVQNHISEMMPIIYTPTVGAACENFSNIYRRGRGLFISYPNRDRIDDLLNNATNHNVKVIVVTDGERILGLGDQGIGGMGIPIGKLALYTACGGISPAYMLPIVLDVGTNNPQRLADPMYMGWRHPRITGADYDAFVEEFIQAVQRRWPDALVQFEDFAQKNAMPLLERYKDRICCFNDDIQGTAAVTVGSLLAACKAANSKLSDQRITFLGAGSAGCGIAEAIIAQMVSEGISDEKARSQVYMVDRWGLLQEGMQNLLDFQQRLVQTNANTKDWESDGTGFSLLDVVRHAKPTVLVGVSGAPGLFSKEVIKEMNLHCERPIVFPLSNPTSRVEATPNDIIRWTDGQALVATGSPFEPVTHNGTTYPIAQCNNSYIFPGIGLGVLAVNASRITDEMLMESSRALATCSPLAINGSGALLPPLEEIHTVSKKIALAVGKKAIEQGVALEITEEALQQAIDQHFWQPVYRRYKRTAF comes from the coding sequence ATGAACAACGATAAACGCCCTCTATATATCCAGTATGCAGGTCCCGCTCTACTTAGTACTCCTCTTCTAAACAAAGGCAGCGCATTCTCTGCTGAAGAACGTAGCTCTTTTAACCTTGAAGGTTTGTTACCTGAGACAACGGAAACAATCCAAGAGCAAGTTGGACGTGCGTACAAGCAATACTGTAACTTCGAAAGCGATATGGATAAGCATATCTACCTTCGTAACATCCAAGACACAAATGAAACGCTTTTTTATCGCTTAGTTCAAAACCACATCTCTGAAATGATGCCTATCATTTACACGCCAACGGTTGGCGCAGCATGTGAGAACTTCTCAAATATTTACCGTCGTGGCCGTGGTCTATTTATTTCATACCCGAACCGCGATCGTATCGATGATCTACTGAATAATGCGACAAACCACAACGTTAAAGTTATCGTGGTTACGGATGGTGAGCGCATTCTTGGTTTGGGAGACCAAGGTATCGGTGGTATGGGTATTCCAATTGGTAAGCTAGCACTTTACACCGCTTGTGGCGGTATCAGCCCAGCTTACATGCTACCAATCGTACTCGATGTTGGTACTAACAACCCTCAACGTCTTGCAGACCCAATGTACATGGGCTGGCGTCATCCTCGTATCACAGGTGCGGATTACGATGCATTCGTTGAAGAGTTCATCCAAGCAGTTCAGCGCCGTTGGCCAGATGCATTAGTTCAGTTCGAAGATTTCGCACAAAAGAACGCAATGCCACTGCTTGAGCGTTACAAAGATCGCATCTGTTGTTTCAACGATGATATCCAAGGTACAGCAGCAGTGACTGTGGGTTCTCTACTTGCAGCATGTAAAGCAGCAAACAGCAAACTTTCAGACCAACGTATCACCTTCTTAGGTGCAGGTTCTGCTGGTTGTGGTATTGCTGAAGCTATCATTGCTCAAATGGTGTCTGAAGGTATCAGTGACGAGAAAGCGCGTTCACAAGTTTACATGGTTGACCGTTGGGGTCTTCTACAAGAAGGCATGCAAAACCTACTTGATTTCCAACAGCGCCTAGTACAAACCAATGCGAACACCAAAGATTGGGAAAGTGACGGCACTGGCTTCTCTCTACTCGACGTTGTTCGTCATGCTAAACCAACTGTATTGGTTGGTGTATCTGGCGCTCCAGGTCTGTTCAGCAAAGAAGTCATCAAAGAGATGAACCTTCACTGTGAACGCCCTATCGTGTTCCCACTATCAAACCCAACAAGCCGTGTTGAAGCAACACCAAACGACATTATTCGTTGGACTGATGGCCAAGCACTTGTTGCGACAGGTAGCCCGTTTGAGCCAGTAACTCATAACGGTACCACTTACCCAATCGCTCAGTGTAACAACAGCTACATCTTCCCAGGTATTGGCCTTGGTGTATTGGCTGTGAATGCTTCACGCATCACTGATGAAATGCTGATGGAATCAAGCCGTGCGCTTGCAACGTGTTCTCCACTGGCTATCAATGGTTCGGGCGCACTACTTCCACCATTGGAAGAGATCCACACAGTATCGAAAAAGATTGCTCTTGCGGTTGGTAAGAAAGCGATTGAACAAGGTGTTGCACTAGAGATCACTGAAGAAGCATTACAACAAGCGATTGACCAGCACTTCTGGCAGCCGGTTTACCGTCGCTACAAGCGTACTGCATTCTAA
- a CDS encoding SanA/YdcF family protein, producing MKFDSQIFRNNLLKSCKKLQGFLYGSFLVFLVGSAAVIAIDYWVSWQAEDRIIYEIDEVPEREVAVVLGTSKYLGRTLNDYYKYRIEAAIELFDREKVNQFLLSGDNAHRSYNEPWTMKRDLLRAGVPDERINLDYAGFRTLDSIVRAKKIFDTDNFLIITQKFHCERALFIANSYDIHAQCLAVSGPTHHSGISIRLREVLARTKAFLDLYIMGTTPKFLGPKEPIQPNPKQESSPIPSPIADPADTDV from the coding sequence GTGAAATTCGATTCTCAAATTTTCCGTAACAACTTACTTAAGTCTTGCAAGAAACTGCAAGGTTTTCTGTATGGCTCTTTCCTCGTCTTTCTGGTGGGCAGCGCTGCGGTTATTGCAATCGATTATTGGGTTTCATGGCAGGCAGAAGATCGCATCATCTACGAGATCGATGAAGTGCCTGAACGCGAAGTAGCCGTTGTGCTTGGCACCAGCAAGTATTTAGGCAGAACACTCAACGACTATTACAAATATCGAATTGAGGCCGCGATTGAGCTGTTTGATCGTGAGAAGGTCAATCAATTCCTGCTGAGTGGCGATAACGCTCATCGTTCTTACAATGAACCTTGGACGATGAAACGCGATCTATTGAGAGCAGGTGTCCCCGACGAACGTATCAATCTGGATTATGCTGGCTTTCGAACGTTGGATTCCATTGTTCGTGCGAAGAAGATATTCGATACTGATAACTTTCTGATCATTACTCAAAAATTCCACTGTGAAAGAGCGCTATTTATCGCAAACTCTTATGATATTCATGCGCAATGTTTGGCGGTTTCCGGCCCAACTCACCACTCAGGTATCTCAATACGTTTAAGAGAAGTACTTGCACGAACCAAAGCGTTTCTTGACCTATATATTATGGGCACAACACCCAAGTTTTTAGGGCCAAAAGAACCGATTCAACCGAACCCAAAACAAGAATCATCACCGATTCCTAGCCCGATTGCAGACCCAGCAGATACCGATGTGTAG
- a CDS encoding GGDEF domain-containing protein yields MKWIHKIVIFLVIATLAIVQYYRVSGNRVITAITPDKYEFIATSDQVDRGVSTSQLSYENGQYILDCELKESEYPWPYCGLSIRINPDITVGLDLSQYHTFRVNIDYHAEADSSGRLRTYLRNYNPAYSVPDDEYTHKYNGMEFSPGVDGGVIEIPIGNLQVMTWWLADNDIALEHSAPEYSNVNMVEFATASGAKLGHHRIVIRSIEFEGTYITGESLFMILLFVWVGTGTVFLLSELHNSRKRMVIAEKRHHHLKNVNRALREQNFEFSEMAHRDELTGILNRHAIRDWLKMQSQYVKQGHGKLSMLYLDIDYFKSVNDKYGHQMGDHILREFSMVVGSSISATDKLVRWGGEEFIVFCPETEAGEAQRKAEKIRLLVSQHLWIHGDLLTCSIGIAEMKQERVTETIARADEALYQAKHSGRNQVILSH; encoded by the coding sequence GTGAAGTGGATCCATAAGATTGTTATTTTTCTAGTTATCGCAACACTTGCCATTGTGCAGTATTACCGTGTGAGCGGGAATCGTGTGATAACGGCAATTACGCCTGATAAATATGAATTTATTGCGACCAGCGATCAGGTGGATAGAGGCGTTAGTACGTCCCAATTATCCTATGAAAATGGGCAGTATATTCTCGACTGTGAGCTTAAAGAGTCGGAGTATCCGTGGCCTTATTGCGGCCTATCGATTCGTATCAACCCAGACATCACGGTTGGCCTTGACCTTTCCCAGTATCATACCTTTAGAGTCAATATTGATTACCATGCGGAAGCAGATTCTAGCGGCCGTTTAAGAACCTATCTACGTAATTATAATCCGGCTTACTCCGTTCCTGACGACGAGTACACGCATAAGTATAACGGCATGGAGTTTTCGCCTGGCGTGGATGGCGGGGTTATTGAAATTCCGATCGGCAATTTACAAGTGATGACATGGTGGTTAGCCGATAACGATATAGCGTTAGAGCACTCTGCGCCAGAGTATTCGAACGTTAATATGGTGGAATTCGCGACGGCATCGGGCGCGAAGCTTGGCCACCATCGAATTGTCATACGCAGTATTGAGTTCGAAGGCACGTATATCACGGGTGAAAGCCTGTTTATGATCTTACTGTTTGTCTGGGTCGGTACGGGCACCGTGTTCTTACTTTCAGAGCTGCACAATTCCAGAAAACGCATGGTGATCGCAGAGAAAAGACATCATCACCTGAAGAACGTCAACCGAGCATTGAGAGAGCAAAATTTTGAGTTTTCAGAGATGGCTCACCGAGATGAGTTAACAGGAATACTCAACCGGCACGCGATTCGTGATTGGTTGAAGATGCAGTCACAGTATGTGAAGCAAGGACATGGAAAGCTGAGCATGCTGTATTTGGATATTGATTACTTTAAGAGTGTGAATGACAAATACGGGCACCAGATGGGCGACCATATTTTACGTGAATTCAGCATGGTGGTGGGCAGCTCTATCAGTGCGACAGATAAATTGGTGCGCTGGGGCGGTGAAGAGTTCATTGTTTTTTGCCCTGAAACCGAAGCGGGTGAAGCACAAAGAAAGGCGGAGAAAATTCGACTTTTGGTCAGCCAACACCTTTGGATCCATGGTGACTTGCTCACTTGCAGTATTGGCATTGCAGAGATGAAGCAAGAGAGGGTGACAGAGACGATCGCCCGCGCTGATGAAGCCTTATATCAAGCCAAGCACTCAGGGCGAAATCAGGTGATCTTGAGTCACTAA
- a CDS encoding DUF2797 domain-containing protein, translating into MSLLAKGTLKKMSASLDGAVTYRLPVGEEFVELNPLIGKTINLTHTGNIFCCSCGKKTKKSYSQGHCFVCMRKLASCDMCIMKPETCHYDEGTCREPEWGEANCMVDHFVYLSNTSSLKVGITRHTQIPTRWIDQGATQGLPILKVKTRQISGLIEVELAKHIADKTNWRTLLKGDGDDMELVEKAKELLPLVEDKIQEIRAKFGDDAIEILSENITSLSYPVEQHPVKIVSHNFDKNPEVTGVLQGIKGQYLILDTGVINIRKFGSYEVEVSA; encoded by the coding sequence ATGTCTTTATTAGCAAAAGGAACACTCAAGAAAATGAGTGCTTCGCTCGATGGTGCGGTTACCTACCGTTTACCTGTCGGTGAAGAGTTTGTAGAGCTAAACCCTCTGATTGGTAAAACCATCAACCTCACTCACACCGGTAATATTTTTTGCTGCTCGTGTGGTAAGAAAACCAAGAAAAGCTACTCTCAAGGCCACTGCTTTGTGTGCATGAGAAAGCTAGCAAGTTGCGACATGTGCATCATGAAGCCAGAGACTTGCCACTACGATGAAGGCACGTGTCGTGAGCCAGAATGGGGCGAAGCGAACTGCATGGTTGATCACTTCGTTTACCTGTCGAACACATCAAGCCTTAAAGTGGGTATCACTCGTCATACTCAAATCCCTACTCGCTGGATCGACCAAGGTGCTACTCAAGGCCTACCAATATTGAAAGTGAAAACACGTCAGATTTCTGGCCTGATTGAAGTTGAGTTAGCAAAACACATCGCTGACAAAACTAACTGGCGCACGCTGCTAAAAGGCGACGGTGACGATATGGAGTTGGTAGAAAAGGCCAAAGAACTCTTGCCATTGGTTGAGGATAAAATCCAAGAGATCAGAGCGAAGTTTGGTGACGATGCTATCGAGATCCTAAGTGAGAACATCACTTCACTCAGCTACCCAGTTGAACAGCACCCAGTGAAGATTGTCTCGCATAACTTTGATAAGAACCCAGAGGTGACAGGTGTACTTCAAGGCATTAAAGGCCAATACCTAATCCTAGATACGGGCGTGATTAACATCCGTAAATTTGGCTCTTACGAAGTTGAAGTTTCTGCATAA